A stretch of the Theileria equi strain WA chromosome 1, complete sequence genome encodes the following:
- a CDS encoding hypothetical protein (encoded by transcript BEWA_024220A) — MTGRLARARRKQVECKWDNRFALTHPMLSSDHLLYLHYFTDLSTMSEANMQNRPLRPQVNGYGIYKYERTGSRDSLMTNYFTSLDSLVGDFRGLMKNPAYSGNTPRTSTPIRMRSEAMMRQYSEPLVMQIGLDEQRRVNHHRPTRQGRSPRVSRDSNRQWRNNRCMSGSGSSTRNNRAEPMYPPGLSNHIAKTLTIDPTNGNSFSVNSIDTEDNVVPPPMESGLPEQYIAKFPLVRYGPRARSTHCNICLEDYTDGEILRKLPCRHIYHRDCVDTWFRRRSICPTCRLDYVVRAVA; from the exons ATGACTGGACGTTTGGCTCGCGCAAGAAGAAAACAGGTAGAGTGCAAGTGGGACAATCGCTTTGCTTTAACTCATCCGATGCTCTCCTCGGATCATTTGTTATATTTACACTACTTTACAGATTTGAGCACAATGTCGGAGGCTAACATGCAAAATAGACCGCTGCGTCCACAAGTTAATGGATATGGCATTTACAAGTATGAGAGGACCGGTTCTCGAG ACTCTCTAATGACAAATTACTTTACATCACTGGATTCCTTAGTTGGTGACTTTAGGGGCCTTATGAAAAATCCCGCATACTCGG GAAATACTCCAAGAACATCTACACCGATAAGAATGAGATCAGAGGCAATGATGAGGCAATATAGTGAACCTCTTGTAATGCAAATTGGACTTGATGAACAG CGCCGTGTTAATCATCATCGTCCAACAAGACAAGGTAGAAGCCCCCGTGTTTCCAGAGATTCAAACAGACAATGG AGAAATAATCGTTGCATGAGTGGAAGTGGAAGTTCCACAAGAAACAATCGTGCGGAACCAATGTATCCACCGGGGCTTTCAAACCATATCGCAAAGACTTTGACAATTGATCCCACCAACGGAAATAGTTTTTCAGTAAACAGCATCGACACAGAAGATAATGTTGTTCCACCGCCGATGGAAAGTGGATTGCCAGAGCaatatatcgcaaaatttCCCCTAGTACGCTACGGTCCAAGGGCTCGATCTACACATTGTAACATTTGTCTAGAGGACTATACAGATGGCGAAATACTCAGGAAGTTACCATGTAGGCATATTTATCACAGGGATTGCGTAGACACGTGGTTTAGGAGAAGAAGTATATGTCCAACATGCAGGCTAGATTATGTTGTTAGGGCTGTCGCCTAA